Sequence from the Maribellus comscasis genome:
TCGATGTGGTCATCAAAGCGGGAATCGACCATACGCATATCCAGCGACATTTTGCGGGCATAATCAGTTGCAATCAGCATCTTTGCCTTTTCTTCCCGGTCATTCAGGGGAGCGCGGAACAACAACGTTGCATCACCGGTTTTTGCAAACTGTACCAGGCGGTTGATAAAATCAACCTGGTCAGGTGTCGGCGGAATATTGTGCAGGATTTCATTTTTCTTAGGACGGTCGATTCCAATATCAGCAGCCGTCCTGTAGTCAGTAATCTCGGCGTAAAACTGGGCCAATTCCGGCACCTTAATAAAATACCGGAAACGCTCTTTCTGAACTATTTCATTGGTTACTGAAAACTCATAATCAATGCTTTTCTTTGCAAAAATAGCTGCCCATGCATCGAATGTTTTAATGTTTTGTCGTTCCAGTTCCTTTGGACGCAGGTACTTGAATAACAGGTACAATTCCGTTAAGGAATTGGAGATGGTGGTTCCTGAAAGGAAAGTTGCCCCCAAATCCCTGCCGGTGCGTTCCTGTATGGTGCGAAGCGCAAAAAGCATATTCAATGCCCGCTGACTGCCTTCGGGATTGCCCAGACCGGCTACCCGGTCGTGCCGGGTGTTAAAGGTCAGGTTCTTGAACTTGTGCGATTCATCCACATACAAATGGTCTATCCCCATTAGCCGGAAGTCAACAGCATCGTCCTTCCGGTTTTCAATGTTGAAAGTAATTTGTTTTAACCTGGCTTCCAGGTTCAGTTTACGTTTCACACAGCCTTTCAGCATGGCACGTGAAACTTCTTTACCCTGTCCTTTTAGGACTTCAAGGTTTTCCTCCACACTGTTGAGTTCTGCCTGTAAAATATCGCGCTGTACTTCCGGCGACTGGGGAATCATCCCAAACTGTTCATGTGTCAGGATTACAGCGTCCCAGTTGTTGTTTTTTATCTCATTGAAAATCCGTTGCCGGTTTTTGGGTGTAAAATCCTCCTTGCCCGGATACAGGACACGGGCATTGGGATAGGCTGTGCAGAAAGTTTTGGCAATCTCGTGGATATTGGCTTTCAACCCTGTAATCATCGGTTTGTTGACCAGCCCGAGACGTTTCTTTTCATAGGCACCGCAACACATGATGAGCGTTTTCCCGCCACCGACTTCGTGGTCGCAAATACCGCCACCGTTGATTTTGTCCATCCAGATAGCATCTTTCTGGCTTCGGTAAAGGTTGTCGATGCCCAGCCCTTTCAGGTCAAGTCCCGGAAAATTTTGGTGCGAACCGTCATAAGCCGGGCGGACAAAACAGTTAAAAGTGCGGTTATACAAACCGGCCAGCCGGTCTTTGAACTCCGGCGATTGTTCCCGGAGCCAATCTGAGAAACCGTTGCGCATTTCATCGATACGGGTATTGGCAAGCTGGATGGCTTCCCCGTCGCGGACCTTTACTTCTTCACCGTCCACTAGGATTGTTTTGGTGATGTCCGGCGAAGTATTTTGTAAACCATGCTTCATCAGTGCCAGCCCGTCGAAAGTGCGGCTTTGCGATTTTACGGCATACTGGTCGGTAATCTTTACATTCGAATAACCGGATTGAACACTGAACTCATCAGGGCTGGAGGCATAGTGAATGTTAACTTCGGTGTCAAAAAGGTGTGAAGCATATTTGTTATAAATGCCTGTCGGAATCCAGCGTTCACCAAAATTAAAATCAAGGTCGTCGAAGGCAATGGGTTTGGGTGTGGCTTCCCGTAGGGCGTGTAACGATTCTTCCGCCTCACGGTGTCCGGGATTATGTTCCAGGAAACGTTCTGCTTCTTCTGCTTTGGAAATGACATTGCCCGATATAAATTTATCTGCCACCTCGTATCCGCCGGTCATTGGATTGAAATATACCGTCCCTTTCAATTCTTCCTTTAGGTCATCTATCGTATTACCGGTAAGGGAGGCCATATAGCCCAGGTTTACCCCGGCATATTTATTAAGCGAAGCTGCCAGCGCTTCATGTGGTGTATCAACCGAGGTAAGTTCGTTTGGATTGAACGCCACCGGACGGTTGAAAATATCGGCTTTTACTGCTTTTCCGTCAATATAGCGTTCCAGCGATAAAATTTCCGTTCCCCATACATCCATCTTAATCAGGTCGAGGTTTTTCTTGTCGTTGAGTAACCCGAACCGAAAGGAAAAATTATCGTACAGGTGGTTCAGCATTTCACGAAGGGCGGGATTGGCTTCCAGCCGTTTAGCTTCGTTGCGGTACAGGTGGTGATAAGTATCGCGTATTTCAATATATAGAGATGCTTTCTGCTTTTGAGTGCTGTTTATATCCAGCGGGTGGAACATAGGCTGTAAGCCTTCAATATCCCTTAAATAACCGATACGGTTGGACTGGTCGGATACCAGTGAACCTTCTCTGTAGTGAGGTAATAACCCTGTTTTGAATGGCACAGGCTTCATTGCTTCCTCACGTTCGCGCTGTTCTAGTTCCCTCGTTAAGTTTTGCGGCTGTCCTACTTTTTCCGTACCGTTTAACGGATGTACATTCCTGTTTTTGAGGGATTCTTTTTCCAATTGCTTTCTTTTTTGGATTCCTTCGTAATGCAACCGTTCCCGCCATTCCATAAAAGGAATTTCCTGTTGCTCTTGTTTTTGGGGCATTTGCATTCTTCTCCGGTTGGGGCGTCCCTGCTGGCTGCGTTCTTCTTTGGAAAGTCCAAATAATTCGTACAAACTGATTAACGGTTCCTGCGTAATAGTCTGCCGGGGTTTCGCCTCCGTAGCAGGTTCTTTCTGAATGGCCGAATCATCCATATCGAAAAGCGTACCCTGCCCTGAATATATTCGTTGTTGCTTTTGCGGTTCGGGTTTATTTTCTATCGTAGGTTTTACCGCTCCGGTTTGATTATCGTTGGGGAACCAATTATCCTCGATAGCTTGCCAAAATGGATCGAGGTCATTTGAATCTAATTTAAGCGCCGGTTTGATTTCTACGGTGGCCGCTGCCTGTTGTTCCGGTGTGTCCTGTGCATGGGATTGATAACGCTGCAAGTCCAAATGCCGGGAGAAATCTTCTTTCAGCATTTGCCTCAGGTCTTTGGCCATTCCTTCTATGCCGCCTTTATGGGTGAACACCATTGCCGGTTTGCCGTATGGGTCGGTATCGACTTTGGCATCGGTATGGACCACCCTGTCAAAGGTTTTAAAGCAATTGTTGACCGTTATACCATTGGATAAGGTGCGTGATTCAATAAATGCCTGTTTTTCTGGCTTCGAAACAGACTGGTCTTGTTGTTCCCGTTTTTGCAGTACAATGAGGTCGCTGCCAACCTCGGTTCCTGCATGTTCGGTAAACAGGTTGTTTGGGAGTCGGATAACTGAAACTGGATCGCAAGGGGACATCAGGTATTCCCGTACCGGACGGTTTGCCGGGGCGTTCAATACTCCCTGCGAGGTAATGAAAGCCACCAGTCCTCCCGGACGTACCATATCCACCGATTTCAGGAAAAAGTAATTGTGGATAGAGCGTGAGGCTAGCTTTCTTGCCGGGTCGTTGCCGGAAAAGAAAGCCGGGTCGAACACTGCCACATCCCCGAAAGGGATATTGCTTGCCACTACATCGTAATAACCGGCATATTTTTTTTCAATATTTTCAAAACCCTCTACTCTTATTTTATCTTCCGAATGAAGGTGTTTGAGTATCATTCCGGTAATAGGGTCTTTCTCAAAACAGGTTACTTCTGCATCAGGGGAAAGCTGTTTAAAAGCTTGGGCAAATACTCCTGTTCCTGCGCTCGGGTCAAGCAAGCGGGATGGTTTGATTCCGCTATCACTGAGTGCTTCTGCCAGCGCATTTACTACTTCCGATGGAGTATAAAATGCTGTCAGTATGGAGTTTTTTAGACCCTCGAAATAGCGTTTGTATTCTTTCTCATCGCGGGTATTTTCGCTTAAAACCTTGTGCAGTTCATTTATCAGGGGATTGGCTGAACCGTTGGCCGGAAGAGGGTCGAGTATTTCTTTAATGGCACCAAACCCGGAATACCGAGCTAATATTTCCTTTTCCCCAACTGTTGACAGCCTGTTTTTCTGTTCAAGGGTAAATGCCGTTTTTATCGCATCTATATTTGCCCGCAGGTGTAACTTTTTATTGTAAGCCATCTTCGAGCAGTATTTCGACGGTCCCCGTCAGTTCAGTAAATAATTCATCGTATTTCGGCGAACTGGCAAAATCATCTGAACGGGTGTATTTGTCCAGTACTTCATTGCAAAGTGGTAAGATTTGAAAGGCAATCTCTTTTGCCTTGTCTTCGGGGATTTCATCTGAAAACTCGTTCCAAAGGATATGAACGAGGGTGTTGTAAGGGGAAAAGTGCAGGCCCCGGAAAAGTTCCGCTGATGCCAGTTCTTCCGCCTCAATATGTGTCTGCCCGTCTTTTATTGCATTGCTGTACATTTCTGCTGCGGCATTGGCGCGTTCCTCAATGAAAGCCGTGTCTCCGGCACGGTCTGGATGGTTTTCCCTGAGGTAAGAAAGAAGTGAAAGCCCGTAATAGGAAAATTCCTGTCCGGTTTTATTTTTTGCATTTTTCATGATAACGGATATTTAGTGGTTGAAAAAGGGAAGGCTATGCCAAGCAAAAACGCCCCGGGTTCCCACCCGGAGCGCACCACTAAAATATCCGTCACCAACAATCAATAAACAAACAAAGAAATGTTATGCGTATCGAAGAAAGCAGCGGTATATTCAGTGGTAAATATAACCATTCCTGATTGAACTTGTCTTCTGTTATTTCATACGGAACTGTTTAAAACAGAACTCAGATTTTGAGACCACTTTTCTTTGCAGCAGGCCTGCGTGCTTCTTGCTTAAACTGGTTTTCCGTAGGCTTTTGCTGTTCCTGTTTTAATGGCTCTTTTACATTCTTGGTCGCTTCATTGGTTTTGCCATCGTTGTTTACAGCTACCTGCGTTTTGCTCTCTTCCGCAGGTTTGACTTCTGCGTCCTGCTTTTTGGCTTTGTCGGGGTTCCACCTGAAAAAATCGAATTTCATTTTCTCCGGATTCGGTTTTACCCATGCGTTGAATGGTTCCCCTTTGTCGTCTTTCAGCATCCCCCGGATATAGGTGGCCTGGCCTGCTTTTAGGTATTCCTGTTGTTTTTCAGTCAGTTCAACGCCAAGCAATTTTTTAGGGATAAACAGTTGTTTTGTTTTCTCTGTCTCTCCTTCAGGAGCGTTCTCTTTCTGTTGACTTCGGATTTCCTTGTTCTCTATTGAGTAGCGGTTACGATCGAGCCCTTCATAGGTGAAATCAAACTTTTTGTCCGAAGCGTTAATTTGGATATACCCGTCAAAGAACCGGCCTGTGCGGGAAACCATTTTTTCAACCAACACTTTTTCGCCTGCGCCAAGCCTTTGCTGTTGGCCTTCAGAAAGGTCTGCTCCTTTAATTTTATTGGGAATGGAAATATTTTCAACCGGCAAGGCTTCGAGTTTGTTGGTAAGCCGGTCGAGCGAAACGAAAGCCGGTATTTTCTGTCCGGGCGAAGGTTCTAGTTCAACCACCCTTCCTGCGTTCAATGATTGCCGCAGATTCTCCTTATCCTGTTCATTCAGAAGGACACCGTGAAACGGGGCATCCAGGTTGGGCTTTTCCTGCCAGTAATGAGGAATGATTTTTAGTGAACCATCGGTCTGTTCTTCCAGCGACACACGCCCTTTGGTAGGAACGCGGATACCTGGTTCCAGTTCAGGGTTTAGAGGAATCATTTGAGGTGATTTGTGCCCGTAGGACATGGCTTTGAGGTGGGGTTCCAAATCGGCAGCAGCGATTCCGTATTTTTGGAGTTCCTGCCGGTCTATTTTATTGACATCCATCGGCTGGAATGTACTTTGTGCGGTTTCGTCTCCGCCACCTTGCGTTTTCTGCGGATTCCGTTGCTGTACCTTTTCAAGGTACTCCGCCGGATTTACACGGTGCAGTTCCAGTTCGTGGGGGTCGAGGTCGGTTTTAACAAGCTTATCCAGCATTTTTTCTGTCATCAGGAAGAATCCCGTGTGGGTGGGTTGCTGCGCCTGTTCCACCATCTTTTTGAAGAACGCCTCCAGCATGGCCTCGTTCGTGTTCACCGCAAAAAGGCTGTTTTGGTTTTTAGCTGTCGGTTCTGCTGTTTGGATGTTGCCTTTTTCATCCATACCTGTGACGGCTTTTACTTTGCCGTCCTTAACGTCTTTGACGAGTAATACTTTTTTGTCGTCGTTACTGATTTTTTCGTCCATCTTACGAATGTTTTAGTTTTTGCACCACTATTGATGCATGGACGAATTTATGCGTAACTACATGACAAATAAAGGGATGTTCAGATGGTGGCAGCTTGAGGAACTGTGGTGGTGGTTTGTGGCGTTATTGAGAATCTGATAAAAGAGAAAAAATGATTCCAACCGCCATTATTGTGAGAATACGTCACATATATTCATTTCATTATATATAAAACCAATTGATATTTTTTGAGGCTGGCATGGTTGGACCGAAATCGCCATTTGTAGCCAGCCCGCAAATTTCCTATTATATTTAGTGTATTTGGAAAACCTATTTTGTCAATTTTTCTATGAATAGCTTGTTACGCAATATAGCCCTATCCAATAATGTTGTGTATTTTATAACTTCTGTGTATAATGAACCATCGGAACGATTTTCGCCTGGTATTGTTTTAGATGGTCTGAATAAATAATCAAATTGGTAAGATGCCTTGAAATCACCATCAAAAGATTTAACTTCCCTTGCAGTTATTCCCTCTCCAATTAAATATCCGTAAAAAGTATCTATCTGCAAACCCTCTTCGCTGAAATTTCTTATTAATGATGCGTATCTATTTATTTGATTGAGATGTACACCAACATTAACATCCGGATTTTTAAATTCAATTATAATACATTTACCTTCAGCAGGAAATAATAGAACATCAGGCTTTTTAATTTTTCTGTTTTCCCCTAATGAATGTAAATATTCCTCTTCTTCTTTTGTAAAATCTTGTTTAAATATCTTTTTGCTGTCAATTTCAATTTGATTTAATTGGCCTTCTGATTTTCCTCTAAAATAGATGAAGTCTTCATTTATTAACCATAAATCACTTTTTTCAGGATTATCTGAACTTTGCTGAAAAATTAGATTATGTAATAATTTCTCATCAATATTTCTTTTGTTTGTTTTTTGTATTTCGAGTTGTTTTTTAAGGATTTTATCGAATAATTCTAAGACAAGCTTTCTTCTTGCAACATAATGGGTTAAAGCTGCTTTATTCTGGAGAGGCATCGTTTTTACTAATTCATCTACCTGAACTCTTAGGTTTTCTTCGTAATCTTCTTCAGCAGGATTTAAATTTTCTATTTGCTGAATATGTTGTTTCATTATAGCATCTTTGTTTGCTACTAATTTTGCGTCAGCCTGATAAACTTTTTCAAGAATTTTATCATCACTATCATTCAGCCCAATTTTAATAGAATTTAGTGTTTCGTCACTTAAAAGAAACATACTTTTTAATTTCTGAATATCGTCAAGCTTATTATCACGTTTAGTTTTTATTTCATCATATAAATTCTCAATTACTCTGTTAGCTTTTTCCTGAATCTCGTCAAGCAATATAACTTCCTCATTAAATAATGTTTCAGTGTAATTTTTCTTAAATTCTTCTTTAGTAGGGATATTTAAATCACCTCTAGTATCTGTATCACATTTGTCAATATATTCGCCCGAAAGTAGAAAGAGATATCTATTATCCTCGATAAAATCATCAGACAATAAAGATTCCAGTTTTATTTCTTTTGCAATTTCCCCTTTACTTGTGAGTTTCAATCCGTTCTTTTGTAGTTTGTTTTTTGAAATTTTAAATGATTTTAAATTTAACATTTCCTTATTGTCTGTTTTCTGAATGGATTTATCTTCTATTGACATTTTGCAGTAATAAATATCAATGTCCTTTTGGTTGTCCGGCGTAGGTATATCATCCGATACAATTTTAATATTTTCTTTCAGCTCGTTGTCCACGATTTGCTGAATAGTGAATTCGGGCAATTGATTTCTGTTTTCACAGAAATAGGCTAAATAGTGAGAAATAATATTTTCTTTTATCTCATTGGTTGTTAATGATTTTAAAAAAGATTCATCCTTTTCACTTAAAGGATTTTTTAATGATAAAACCGTGTAACTCTTATTAGATTTAATTTCTTCATCTTCCTTCAAATTAATAATTGAATTTTTATCCAAATATGGTTTTGATTTAGATAATGTGAATTCTTTTTGACGGTAGCCAGTAGGCGAGCTTGAATCTCTAAATACACTTTTAAAAACAGTTTTGTCAAAAAAATGTAGAAATTGTATTCTTCCAGAACCTTTATTAGAAAAACCTTTTCCACAATCATTCAAAGCTATAAATCTTTCAAATTCACTATCTTCAAATCCAAGTCCGTTATCTTCGATTACGATCTCATTGAAATTATAGGTGTCATCTTCTTTTGAGAATAAATTCTTACTTAAGATTAGTTTGATAATAACTTCTCCTTTTATTTCAATGTTATACTTGTCCTTCAATAGTTTTAATGCTTCTAAGGCATTTGTTACTGCTTCATATATTGGCTGTAACTGATTGGGATTCTTTCTAATTTTTGGCAACGTACCCGAATAGTTAATACCGGTAGCTGTTATAAAACCTTTTCTAATTTTCATAATAACTCGCTCACCTTAGTTACATGTTTAAAATTCACTTCATCAAAAACTTCGAAATGTCTTTCGCCGCATTGGATTTTTTGTTGTTCTTCTTTTCGTAGCTTGTCTTTGTCGGTTGTTGATTTGGTTTCGGCTACGAAATAGATTTTCTTTTCGTCTTTCATCACTACTGCCCAATCGGGGTTATATGTGCCGATGGGAGTCGGTATTTTAAACCAGAACGGCAGTTTAAAATAAAATTCTACCTGTTCGCTGGTTTCGCAATCTTTGGCAAACTGGCTTTCTACGTTTGAATCCAAAGGAATGTATTTTTCATATATGGTTTTTGATACATCGTTGACCTCAAATGTCAGGCTATCTAAATATGTTTCAATCTCGTTTTCATCAAACAGCCTCATTTCGTATTCGGATGTACCAATTTTTTCATATTTAATGCCTTCTACCATTAAGTCGTTTAAGGTTTTTCGGATGGAGGAGACAGCCAAATCAAGAAATAATTGCGGATTGATAAGTATTTCTTCAATCTTGCCCGATTCTTTGAGTATTGTTAAAATGGTTGAACGAGTTAATTCGGTGCGGTGTTGGATATATCCTAAAACATCTGGTATCGGGAATTTTAAGCCGTACACTTCTTTTTTTTCTGCTACATAGTTGGTATCAATACCGGATTTGGTCATTGATAGTGAAACTTTTGTTGAGCGAACCGATGGCGGTTGAATTTTTGGAAGGTCTTTTATTTGCTTTCCAGCCACTTTTATTAAATCATCAGTATTATAGGAAACCTGATATGTTGTTTTGTGTTTAATACGCTCCCATATTTCCAAAAATTTCGGGTCGGCTTCAAAACCTTTGCGGTAATTAATGCGGGTACGTTCCGTTTTGTTTTTAATTCGACCTTCGAAAGAAACCCCACAATCTTCTTCTATTTCAGTTTGAAGTGTTTTTGCAAAGTCTTCATAAGCTTCATTTGCAATTACAGTTAAACGGTTTATATTCCTGTCATACGAACGTATTCCTTCCTGATTAACCGATAAACGCAAGCCCCGACCGATTTCCTGACGTTTTTTAATATCGGATTTGGTTTCGTTTAAGGTACAAATCTGAAATACATTCGGATTGTCCCAGCCTTCACGCAAAGCAGAATGAGAAAAAATAAAACGTAACGGATTTTCAATATCCAGCAATTTTTCTTTATCCTGCATGATTAGTTTGTAGGTGTCATCGTCTGCCTGTGTTTCACCTGATGTGTCTTTGAACCGTCCTTTTTTATCGGCTGAGAAATAACCGTTGTGAACGTTTGCTATATCAAATTTATTGAGTTCGCTAAAGGCTGGTTGTGAAATAAATTCGGTGTAAATTTCTTCGAACCATTTTGCAAATTTGCCCTGTAACGGATTACCAGAATCGTCATAATTCCGATAATTGGAAACTTTATCGATGAAAAACAGGGAGAGGACTTTTATTCCTTTTGGGTTTAACCGTTTTTCTTTTTTGAGGTGTTCTTCAATGGTTTTACGGATTTGAAATTTCATGATTTCATCGGACATCCCTCCCTGACTGTCGCCTACATACATGATTGAACCATTGGAAAGGGTTATACATTGATTTGAAGCGTCTATTTCTTCAATTAAAAATCCCTCTTTGTATATTTCCCTTTCATTTGACAGGTTGTAAATATCGTCTCCGACTTTTACGGTTACTGATTTCTTTTTAACCCCTGAATCTGAATTAGTATCAATTTTAATTTTTGCAGATACCCTTGTTTTTGTTGCGTTTGTTGCTTCTACCTGTATGAACGCCTGGTTAGAACTATTCTCGGAAATTACAGAATCGACCTCAATTTGTTTAACCAAACCCAAATCATATGCTTTTACAGGGTTAAGGCTATAAACCAGATTGTAAAGGTTTAAATGGGTAGCGGAATAACGCAGAGTACAAAGAGGATTTAAGTTTGCTATGGCTTTTTTTCGGATTTCGGTTTCCATGTTTTGAGGCTCGTCCACAATAACAATGGGATTTGTAGCCTGAATAAATTCAACCGGGCGTTGACCAGTTAATTTATCGTTTGGTCTGTTGATGATATTTAAATCTTTAGCAAAAGAATCAATATTGATTACCAATATTTCAATGTTATTATTGGAAGCAAAACTTCTGAGATTTGAAACTCTTTTGGAATCGTAAACCTGAAAGTTTAACGGTGTTTTGTCATAGATGCCCTGAAAGTGGTCATGAGTAATTTGCAGGTTTTTCAGAACCCCTTCACGAATCGCCACACTCGGCACGACAATAACAAATTTCTTAAAGCCAAATTGCTTACTTAATTCATAGATTGTGCGCAGATATACATAGGTCTTCCCTGTACCTGTTTCCATTTCCACAGAAAAATTCATCCCTTCCAACGATTCACTTACCGAAATTTCATTTTCGGATTGAATGGTTTTCAGGTTTTCTGTAATTTGTTCTTCAGATAGTATGAGGTTGTTTCCTACACCGGAAATTAACTTTAATTTGTCTTCCTTGTCGATGTGAAAACTTGTGTTTGCTTCATTCAATGGTTGCCCTTCAAAGATGCCGGTTATTGCATTGATGGCTTGTATTTGATAATTCTGATTTGCGTCAAATTGTAATTTCATGGTCTAACTCTTGATTTCACGCCCCAAAATTCTTTGTCTCGATTTTCTTCGGAAGTATCTAAAACAATTTTATCATGAATGCTGCAGATATATCGAATCCTATCTTCCGTTAAATTATTAAAACTTGCTAATCTTCTTGTAGTTAGCCAGTTATTATCGTTTCCCATACCTGTGTTTTTATTTAAATACTCGAAGACTTTCCTTTTATGATAATTAGTTAATATATTTTCCCGAATTAATTCAATTAACCAGATTGAAATACCAGCAATGAATCCGCCTGTACCACCTATTATTATTCCTTCAAGTATTTTTTCGCAGTCCATTTTAAATTGTTTTAAAGTCTATTCCGGAATCCTTCATTTGAAGAACGGTATTTGTTTTAAGCTGGTCGTTGCCTTCGAAAAGCTTGTCCAATGCAATCACTTTTTGAGGTTTTAAATGAATTACTTCATTAATAATCTCATTGGAAACAGATTCCAGTAAAAGAATCATTTCATTGGTATTAACGATGTACATGTTGTTTATTTGTTGAATCTCACTATTTAGGTCGAAACCGGATTTAATGAGCAGTTCGTAAACCATGTTTTCATTTTGGGCTTCTTCTGAAATTGGATTGGTAAAGAGCTCCATTTGTTTTTCCAGGTCTTCTGCAGTTTCAATCCCTTGCTGTCTCCATAGTTTGAAATTAGAGTCGGAGAGTTTGAATACCTTGAAGCCCAAATCAATTTTCTTTTCGGAATTAAAATCAAGCTCATTCTGTTTATCCTCTTTTATAAGTTTAGCCGCACGCTTTATTCTTTCTTTAGCCACTTCGGCAATAGTTTTATAGCCAGCTTTAAAGGCTTCACTTTTTTCGATACAATTTTCTGGTAATTGAACGCAAATATATTTTCGGTCAATATCTTCCTCCCTATTTAATTCCATGACTGCATGAGCAGTAGTTCCAGAGCCTGAAAAAAAGTCAAGAATAATATTCTCTTCTTCAATGGATGAAGCACCTTGTTGTATTAGTAATTTGATTAAATCTTTTGGTTTGGGAAAATCAAAATACTCTTTATCGTCAAAAATTGTTCTAACTTCTCTTGTTCCTTGAGTATTGTATACTGTATTTAATATTGTTGAAAAACCTGTAAACTCACTTTCCAAATCACGTTGAAATTTTTTTCTTCGTGGGCGACCTTCAGGGTTTTTAGGAAAAATTATTTCATCATTTTTAATTAAGCTCATCATTCTTTTAGGCTCATAACGCCACCCTGTTGGTGGACAAGGATAAACTATTCCAGTTTTGGGGTCTTCTAAATCATAATGTAGATTTGGTCGCTGCTCTTTGGTCGCAAGACCCGTCATATCTGCACTCATCCAATCACCTCTTTTATCATTATCTGGATTTGAATATTTATTCATATCCTTTTCTGCCCCTCTGATTAGGCCATTATCTGATTTTCGGTAACAAATAATATATTCATGGTCTGTTGAAGCACCATTTTTTGACCTGCTATCTACATTTTGCCTTCTTTTCCATATAAATTGAGCAATGAAATTTTCTTCACCAAATATTTCATTCATCAATAATCGAAGATTGTGAATCTCATTGTCATCAATAGAAACGAATATTGCTCCATCATCCTTTAGCAAGTTCTTGGAAAGAAATAAACGCGGGTACATCATATTTAACCAGTTGGAATGGTACTGGCCGTTTTCTTTGCTATTCTTACGATACATCCCTTCTTTGGTCATATATCCTTCTTCGTCTTTGTCGCCGACCCGTTTTTGGTATTCCTCTTTGGTTTCTGAAAATTTGTCGGGGTAAATAAATGAATCGTTGCCGGTATTGTAAGGCGGGTCGATGTATATCATTTTTATTTTTCCGAAATAGCTTTTTTGCAGGATCTTCAATACTTCGAGGTTTTCTCCTTCAATAAAAATGTTTTCAGTTTCATCGAAATCTATTGATTCTTCTTTTGCCGGAATTAACGTCCTGGTTGAAGGCGACTGCAGAACCCTGAAAACATCTGATTTGCCTGCCCAATTTAAAACATACCTTTCATTATTAAAGTTAATATCCTCACCTAAGGTTGCTTTTAACCTTTCCCAATCAATTTTACCTTCTGAGAATATTTCGGGCGTTAATTCTTTTAAGTTTGTTAGCAGTATGTCTTTAGGTATTTGCGAATTTCCGGTCATATTTTATTTGATTTCATTTATATCTTTTTCAATTAATTTGAATTTATCCTTTATTTCTTCACCCATATA
This genomic interval carries:
- a CDS encoding ATP-binding protein, producing the protein MKIRKGFITATGINYSGTLPKIRKNPNQLQPIYEAVTNALEALKLLKDKYNIEIKGEVIIKLILSKNLFSKEDDTYNFNEIVIEDNGLGFEDSEFERFIALNDCGKGFSNKGSGRIQFLHFFDKTVFKSVFRDSSSPTGYRQKEFTLSKSKPYLDKNSIINLKEDEEIKSNKSYTVLSLKNPLSEKDESFLKSLTTNEIKENIISHYLAYFCENRNQLPEFTIQQIVDNELKENIKIVSDDIPTPDNQKDIDIYYCKMSIEDKSIQKTDNKEMLNLKSFKISKNKLQKNGLKLTSKGEIAKEIKLESLLSDDFIEDNRYLFLLSGEYIDKCDTDTRGDLNIPTKEEFKKNYTETLFNEEVILLDEIQEKANRVIENLYDEIKTKRDNKLDDIQKLKSMFLLSDETLNSIKIGLNDSDDKILEKVYQADAKLVANKDAIMKQHIQQIENLNPAEEDYEENLRVQVDELVKTMPLQNKAALTHYVARRKLVLELFDKILKKQLEIQKTNKRNIDEKLLHNLIFQQSSDNPEKSDLWLINEDFIYFRGKSEGQLNQIEIDSKKIFKQDFTKEEEEYLHSLGENRKIKKPDVLLFPAEGKCIIIEFKNPDVNVGVHLNQINRYASLIRNFSEEGLQIDTFYGYLIGEGITAREVKSFDGDFKASYQFDYLFRPSKTIPGENRSDGSLYTEVIKYTTLLDRAILRNKLFIEKLTK
- a CDS encoding DEAD/DEAH box helicase family protein, which produces MKLQFDANQNYQIQAINAITGIFEGQPLNEANTSFHIDKEDKLKLISGVGNNLILSEEQITENLKTIQSENEISVSESLEGMNFSVEMETGTGKTYVYLRTIYELSKQFGFKKFVIVVPSVAIREGVLKNLQITHDHFQGIYDKTPLNFQVYDSKRVSNLRSFASNNNIEILVINIDSFAKDLNIINRPNDKLTGQRPVEFIQATNPIVIVDEPQNMETEIRKKAIANLNPLCTLRYSATHLNLYNLVYSLNPVKAYDLGLVKQIEVDSVISENSSNQAFIQVEATNATKTRVSAKIKIDTNSDSGVKKKSVTVKVGDDIYNLSNEREIYKEGFLIEEIDASNQCITLSNGSIMYVGDSQGGMSDEIMKFQIRKTIEEHLKKEKRLNPKGIKVLSLFFIDKVSNYRNYDDSGNPLQGKFAKWFEEIYTEFISQPAFSELNKFDIANVHNGYFSADKKGRFKDTSGETQADDDTYKLIMQDKEKLLDIENPLRFIFSHSALREGWDNPNVFQICTLNETKSDIKKRQEIGRGLRLSVNQEGIRSYDRNINRLTVIANEAYEDFAKTLQTEIEEDCGVSFEGRIKNKTERTRINYRKGFEADPKFLEIWERIKHKTTYQVSYNTDDLIKVAGKQIKDLPKIQPPSVRSTKVSLSMTKSGIDTNYVAEKKEVYGLKFPIPDVLGYIQHRTELTRSTILTILKESGKIEEILINPQLFLDLAVSSIRKTLNDLMVEGIKYEKIGTSEYEMRLFDENEIETYLDSLTFEVNDVSKTIYEKYIPLDSNVESQFAKDCETSEQVEFYFKLPFWFKIPTPIGTYNPDWAVVMKDEKKIYFVAETKSTTDKDKLRKEEQQKIQCGERHFEVFDEVNFKHVTKVSELL
- a CDS encoding DUF3945 domain-containing protein, which encodes MDEKISNDDKKVLLVKDVKDGKVKAVTGMDEKGNIQTAEPTAKNQNSLFAVNTNEAMLEAFFKKMVEQAQQPTHTGFFLMTEKMLDKLVKTDLDPHELELHRVNPAEYLEKVQQRNPQKTQGGGDETAQSTFQPMDVNKIDRQELQKYGIAAADLEPHLKAMSYGHKSPQMIPLNPELEPGIRVPTKGRVSLEEQTDGSLKIIPHYWQEKPNLDAPFHGVLLNEQDKENLRQSLNAGRVVELEPSPGQKIPAFVSLDRLTNKLEALPVENISIPNKIKGADLSEGQQQRLGAGEKVLVEKMVSRTGRFFDGYIQINASDKKFDFTYEGLDRNRYSIENKEIRSQQKENAPEGETEKTKQLFIPKKLLGVELTEKQQEYLKAGQATYIRGMLKDDKGEPFNAWVKPNPEKMKFDFFRWNPDKAKKQDAEVKPAEESKTQVAVNNDGKTNEATKNVKEPLKQEQQKPTENQFKQEARRPAAKKSGLKI